One genomic region from Leptolyngbyaceae cyanobacterium JSC-12 encodes:
- a CDS encoding glycosyltransferase (IMG reference gene:2510097292~PFAM: Glycosyl transferases group 1): MVSHPPRQAIALLIIEPNQQPSSSGLTQDAIAPNDTQHIHQQITQLASALAKAGWQVDQFVGRIGNGEGNRLANSWMTVQHSPNHCKIYLDTPDIAQFVQQFCKFTLQQGRNYPLIHTWNGLAGQVGLQLKQSKNIQWIHSHWQYDNLWSQEWLEIAQQTSGYSSAYVAWEIWRHADEIVVLNANDEWTARKFQSSLLEKFRHLSNVEAKCELGYSASDAVILWVAPSPRSTNQGIQQVDRWLEVAIHLNQLSTTNPHRFRKHRWVLLPDTLNSVDDAAALRSAIQHKIAQLKLHDVHWSVPCASEGLERYYRAANVCVLANWNEPFADKALKAIAQGCPVIASQLGSARFAVIPEETGIQVTTNTPAAWAEAIAQVLQGEQWVQRLQQYAAGRWHPTPGWAIVAAHLSEIYRRLLAQTISQVPLWQSQKPYSILLPQPAAVANLTDFKQKVEIPYHSPHPPVTAMA; this comes from the coding sequence ATGGTATCTCATCCCCCTCGGCAAGCGATCGCCCTACTGATCATTGAACCCAATCAACAGCCTTCAAGCTCTGGACTCACTCAAGACGCGATCGCGCCAAACGATACCCAACACATCCACCAACAGATCACTCAACTTGCGTCAGCCCTGGCAAAGGCAGGATGGCAGGTTGATCAATTTGTTGGAAGGATTGGTAATGGGGAAGGTAATCGGTTAGCAAATAGCTGGATGACGGTCCAGCACTCACCGAATCATTGCAAAATTTACCTTGACACACCAGATATTGCTCAATTTGTGCAGCAATTTTGCAAATTTACTCTTCAACAAGGACGGAACTATCCACTGATTCACACCTGGAATGGTTTAGCAGGTCAAGTAGGATTGCAACTGAAACAGTCAAAGAACATTCAGTGGATTCATTCTCACTGGCAATATGACAATCTTTGGAGTCAGGAGTGGCTTGAAATTGCCCAGCAAACCAGTGGTTATTCCTCAGCTTATGTGGCTTGGGAAATCTGGCGACATGCCGATGAAATCGTTGTACTCAATGCAAATGATGAATGGACTGCTCGCAAGTTTCAATCTTCCTTACTCGAAAAATTTCGTCATCTATCCAACGTAGAAGCCAAGTGCGAGTTAGGATATTCTGCCTCTGACGCAGTTATTTTATGGGTTGCCCCATCTCCTCGATCCACAAATCAAGGGATTCAGCAAGTTGATCGCTGGCTTGAAGTTGCCATCCACCTGAATCAACTCTCGACGACTAATCCCCATCGCTTCCGAAAACATCGGTGGGTATTGCTTCCAGATACTTTGAATTCAGTAGATGATGCCGCTGCATTACGTTCCGCCATTCAACACAAAATTGCCCAGCTAAAGTTGCATGATGTTCACTGGTCAGTACCTTGTGCATCTGAAGGTCTTGAGCGTTACTATCGTGCTGCGAATGTCTGTGTGCTTGCTAACTGGAATGAACCCTTTGCTGACAAAGCCCTGAAGGCGATCGCGCAGGGTTGCCCTGTTATTGCCTCACAATTGGGCAGTGCGAGATTCGCTGTCATTCCCGAAGAAACTGGAATACAGGTTACTACCAACACTCCAGCAGCCTGGGCAGAAGCGATCGCACAGGTATTGCAAGGCGAGCAATGGGTGCAACGCTTACAACAGTATGCTGCTGGTCGCTGGCATCCAACTCCAGGTTGGGCAATCGTGGCGGCTCATTTGAGCGAAATTTACCGACGATTATTGGCACAAACCATCAGTCAAGTTCCTCTCTGGCAGAGTCAAAAACCCTATTCGATTCTGCTACCACAACCCGCCGCCGTTGCAAATCTCACCGATTTCAAACAAAAGGTCGAGATACCATACCATTCGCCGCATCCACCAGTCACGGCGATGGCGTGA
- a CDS encoding protein of unknown function DUF29 (IMG reference gene:2510097287~PFAM: Domain of unknown function DUF29), with protein sequence MNSTLNTQNLYDQDFVEWCEITAAQLRDRKFEQVDLENLIEEIEGLAKRDRRELKNRLTVLLAHLLKRIYVNSPENFQGWELTIREQRRQIQDLLQDSPSLKSYIGEVFNTAYQNALDDVRLEYQQNEFPGTWEFELNSESLLSDNYWVVQ encoded by the coding sequence ATGAACTCAACTCTCAATACTCAAAACCTATATGATCAAGATTTTGTTGAATGGTGTGAAATAACCGCTGCTCAACTCAGAGACAGGAAATTTGAACAGGTGGATCTGGAGAACTTAATTGAGGAGATTGAGGGGTTGGCGAAACGAGATCGGCGAGAATTGAAAAATCGATTAACGGTTCTACTCGCCCATTTGCTCAAACGAATTTATGTCAATAGTCCAGAGAACTTTCAGGGATGGGAACTCACCATCCGAGAGCAGCGCCGTCAAATCCAGGATCTGTTGCAAGATTCGCCCAGCCTGAAGTCCTATATCGGGGAAGTGTTCAATACAGCCTATCAAAATGCCCTTGATGATGTCCGCCTTGAATATCAACAGAATGAGTTTCCTGGCACCTGGGAATTTGAGCTAAACTCAGAATCCCTTCTGTCTGATAACTATTGGGTAGTGCAGTAA
- a CDS encoding putative RAMP superfamily protein probably involved in DNA repair (IMG reference gene:2510097283~PFAM: RAMP superfamily) translates to MHKRFVNHCTIDLVISPCGPILIKSGKEGADPTKPDMEFVETYHQGGRSIYLPGSSLKGAIRAHAERIVRTVGSDKLSSNGVWANDPLNDDYDYLKDEHDKKKKLPSNLLYQKSSFTDQLFGNTSVASRIRIEDAHPSNPKQIRLEERNGVAIDRVFGSVAVGPFNYQVCTTGEFKTKIHLKNFTLAQLGLIGLVLRDLNDGWFGLGFAKSRGMGTVTVQFNSATVQYPGCVLENEQIKAIASNQQWSNTVLLGVGEFLENAEAEKYGFPKPDHQETQETLVAATAMPLGFGVQLTWTGQTQVEDLFQRSVKAWSRVLGVAA, encoded by the coding sequence ATGCATAAACGCTTTGTAAACCACTGCACCATAGACCTCGTCATTTCTCCCTGTGGTCCCATACTGATTAAATCCGGCAAAGAGGGAGCCGATCCCACCAAGCCGGACATGGAATTTGTCGAAACCTACCACCAGGGAGGACGCTCGATTTACCTGCCAGGTAGCTCTCTCAAGGGAGCTATTCGTGCCCATGCGGAGCGGATTGTTAGAACGGTTGGAAGTGATAAACTCTCCAGCAATGGAGTTTGGGCAAATGATCCACTCAATGATGATTACGATTACCTGAAAGATGAGCACGATAAAAAGAAAAAGCTCCCCTCTAATCTTCTTTACCAGAAATCCTCTTTTACTGATCAACTCTTTGGCAATACATCCGTTGCCAGTCGCATCAGAATTGAAGATGCTCATCCTAGCAATCCCAAGCAAATTAGGCTAGAGGAACGGAATGGCGTAGCCATCGATCGCGTCTTTGGCTCCGTTGCTGTTGGTCCCTTTAATTACCAAGTTTGCACCACTGGTGAATTCAAAACGAAGATTCATCTGAAGAACTTTACCCTGGCTCAATTGGGATTAATCGGTCTGGTGCTGCGAGACCTCAACGATGGCTGGTTTGGCCTCGGCTTTGCCAAATCTCGCGGCATGGGAACCGTCACTGTCCAGTTCAATTCGGCCACCGTCCAGTATCCTGGCTGTGTGCTGGAGAATGAGCAGATTAAAGCGATCGCCTCCAATCAACAATGGTCAAACACCGTGCTGTTGGGAGTGGGTGAGTTTTTAGAGAACGCCGAGGCTGAGAAGTATGGCTTTCCCAAGCCCGATCACCAAGAAACACAGGAAACACTTGTTGCCGCCACGGCAATGCCCCTCGGATTTGGGGTGCAACTTACTTGGACAGGTCAAACTCAAGTAGAAGATTTGTTCCAGCGGTCAGTGAAAGCCTGGAGTCGAGTTCTGGGGGTAGCGGCATGA
- a CDS encoding Peptidase family M48 (IMG reference gene:2510097294~PFAM: Peptidase family M48): protein MNLLTRTLLSAIASFGFVLVSAGLPVQAKPTQSQSTPTDVKLVQAKPTKASEFFKQAERRLKDYPDYYTLYRVVERLSRANRLDGSPWRVSISTKYDINAFATQVNLIVFYNGLLDMLSGDNDAIACVAGHEMAHHTQNHIPVGEAQRQKILQQLRSEAIQEVAAEQEDLRNDLQRLNAGSWVTGQAASLGGLIRGAGGIPGLVGGLIGNALQGQRQRRLEEAVKRIEQISAEKEAKIRKEWADLSYRHEFEADKLGYQYMVRAGFNPEGCLTVMNLLSRLPGSQTPSDSHPSPTDRLTAIRALSSQYPTATLVAEGRKNLAANPQPLTFDVSRDDRSLRIDSKAGSKKGGFPE from the coding sequence ATGAATTTGTTGACAAGAACTCTGTTAAGCGCGATCGCTAGTTTTGGTTTCGTTTTAGTGTCGGCAGGTTTACCCGTGCAAGCCAAACCTACTCAATCTCAGAGTACACCAACCGATGTGAAACTTGTCCAGGCGAAACCAACCAAGGCGAGTGAGTTCTTCAAGCAAGCCGAGAGAAGGCTAAAGGACTATCCAGATTACTACACGCTGTACCGAGTGGTTGAGCGCTTGTCTCGAGCCAATCGGCTAGACGGGAGTCCGTGGCGAGTCAGTATTTCTACAAAGTATGACATCAACGCCTTTGCAACCCAGGTAAACCTCATTGTTTTTTATAACGGACTGCTGGATATGTTGTCCGGCGATAACGATGCGATCGCGTGCGTTGCAGGTCATGAAATGGCGCATCACACTCAAAACCATATTCCCGTTGGTGAAGCACAAAGACAAAAGATTTTGCAACAACTTCGCTCTGAAGCAATTCAGGAAGTTGCCGCCGAACAGGAAGACCTGCGTAACGACTTGCAGCGACTTAACGCGGGTAGTTGGGTCACAGGTCAAGCGGCTTCTCTTGGCGGGTTAATTCGAGGTGCTGGCGGCATCCCAGGCTTGGTTGGCGGACTGATTGGTAACGCCCTGCAAGGACAACGCCAGCGCCGTTTAGAAGAGGCGGTCAAACGGATTGAACAAATTTCGGCTGAGAAAGAAGCCAAAATTCGGAAGGAATGGGCTGATCTGAGTTATCGCCATGAGTTTGAAGCAGACAAGCTGGGCTACCAGTACATGGTGCGGGCTGGGTTCAATCCAGAGGGCTGTTTGACAGTGATGAATCTCCTCAGTCGGTTGCCCGGTAGCCAAACGCCCAGTGACAGTCATCCATCCCCCACCGATCGCCTGACTGCGATCAGGGCACTCAGTAGTCAATATCCAACGGCTACGCTGGTTGCCGAAGGGCGCAAGAATCTAGCTGCCAATCCACAACCCCTGACGTTTGATGTATCACGCGATGACAGAAGCCTGCGAATTGATTCTAAAGCGGGTAGTAAAAAAGGGGGGTTTCCTGAGTAA
- a CDS encoding putative RAMP superfamily protein probably involved in DNA repair (IMG reference gene:2510097285~PFAM: RAMP superfamily) — translation MTTPKPKPVLKKKPTQVSESDTDRKPKPYDFVALPSGGKRLGAVQGHHILEDELLNGRLYLSLTIQTTSFVASGLTVLGSDLSSKIPLIKTSIFNEQKLIIPGSSLKGTIRSAYEAITKSCLCKTKAQTNKVPDNFSECRIKREEKQVCPACQLFGAMGWQGLISFPDVVGVEVSTGISFVPSLYAPQSKSNNYYQSNQQIKGRKFYYHAREAVSHGEKGIDAQVATKNYVFKAVLQLKNVSKQQLGALCIVLGQDPKHPMALKVGGGKPIGMGTMTVEIEALEKPQRLKEERYTQYAIPESNRLTGNSLKAFVEEAIQAAHRGLVEKPQLEALAEILKWPTDRTAPEGMY, via the coding sequence ATGACAACTCCTAAGCCAAAGCCAGTTCTCAAAAAGAAACCGACACAAGTTTCTGAAAGTGATACAGACAGAAAGCCTAAGCCCTATGATTTTGTCGCTTTACCATCGGGTGGTAAAAGATTGGGTGCTGTACAGGGTCACCATATCTTAGAAGATGAATTACTTAATGGAAGGTTGTATCTAAGCCTGACAATTCAGACAACATCTTTTGTCGCTTCGGGTCTAACAGTTCTGGGTTCTGATCTTTCATCAAAAATTCCGCTTATTAAAACTAGCATTTTCAATGAGCAAAAACTGATTATTCCTGGCAGTTCCCTTAAAGGAACTATTCGCTCAGCCTATGAGGCAATTACAAAAAGCTGCTTGTGCAAGACAAAAGCACAAACAAATAAGGTTCCCGATAATTTTTCAGAATGCAGAATTAAGAGGGAAGAGAAACAGGTTTGTCCTGCTTGCCAACTGTTTGGCGCAATGGGATGGCAAGGCTTAATCTCATTTCCCGATGTAGTTGGAGTCGAAGTATCAACCGGGATCAGCTTCGTTCCTTCGCTCTATGCTCCACAGTCCAAGAGTAACAACTACTACCAGAGCAATCAACAAATCAAAGGTAGAAAGTTCTACTACCATGCTAGGGAAGCTGTTAGTCATGGAGAAAAAGGCATTGATGCTCAAGTAGCGACAAAGAACTATGTCTTCAAAGCTGTTTTGCAACTCAAGAATGTATCTAAGCAGCAGTTAGGAGCACTTTGCATTGTTCTTGGTCAAGACCCCAAGCATCCGATGGCGCTAAAAGTTGGGGGTGGTAAACCCATCGGTATGGGCACGATGACCGTTGAAATCGAAGCCTTGGAAAAACCCCAGCGTTTGAAGGAGGAGCGTTACACCCAGTATGCCATTCCAGAGTCTAACCGTCTGACCGGGAACTCTTTGAAAGCCTTTGTAGAAGAGGCCATTCAAGCTGCTCATCGAGGTTTAGTCGAGAAACCCCAGTTGGAGGCCCTGGCCGAAATCCTCAAATGGCCAACCGATAGAACCGCACCGGAGGGCATGTACTAA
- a CDS encoding hypothetical protein (IMG reference gene:2510097284), with amino-acid sequence MSAFVGTRTVASAEELRSLIQQFQGEKSCFFLRWPHKVSGFCKTLPDDFPSPEGQMFDSQKELRWKRQGKGYSVLLLSASEVYDDFEPVGKAWDIHVQDAHIYPKTETRFPKGINDQQINIGQCFFADPQTATVHFVALVAK; translated from the coding sequence ATGAGTGCGTTTGTTGGAACTCGAACCGTGGCATCGGCTGAGGAGTTGCGATCGCTGATCCAGCAGTTCCAGGGAGAAAAGTCTTGCTTCTTCCTACGATGGCCTCACAAAGTCAGCGGGTTTTGCAAAACCTTACCGGATGACTTCCCCAGTCCCGAAGGTCAGATGTTTGACAGCCAAAAAGAACTGCGCTGGAAACGACAGGGTAAAGGCTACAGCGTTCTACTGCTAAGTGCCAGCGAAGTCTACGACGATTTTGAGCCTGTCGGTAAAGCCTGGGATATTCACGTTCAGGACGCTCACATCTACCCCAAGACAGAAACTCGATTTCCCAAAGGTATTAACGATCAGCAGATCAATATTGGTCAATGTTTCTTCGCTGATCCACAAACGGCCACTGTCCATTTTGTTGCGCTAGTCGCGAAATAA
- a CDS encoding glycosyltransferase (IMG reference gene:2510097291~PFAM: Glycosyl transferases group 1) gives MRIAQIAPLWERVPPPAYGGTELVVSLLTDELVRRGHEVTLFATADSITLAKLEPGAIQPLRLMEATPQEAQVYDTLQLSKVYEHASDFDIIHSHVDFQAFPYANLVKTPTVHTTHGIIPPWVEPIYIKNKHQNFVSISNSQRRDDLGLNYIATVYNGIDPSTYVFHPQPDNPPYLAFLGRMSPEKGPHLAIEIAKRTGWHLKMAGKVDRADQAFFEQQVAPLIDGEQIEFLGEANHAQKSDLMGGAVATLFPITWREPFGLVMTESMVCGTPVIAMAMGSAPEVIVHGKTGFLCQTIDECIAAIDRVAEIDRRVCRQHVEQYFSVRSMVDGYEAVYRDVLAKSYQRNGYQKAPMIAA, from the coding sequence ATGCGAATTGCACAAATTGCTCCGTTGTGGGAGCGAGTTCCCCCTCCAGCCTACGGCGGTACCGAATTAGTGGTGAGTTTATTAACAGATGAACTGGTTCGACGCGGACATGAAGTTACGCTGTTTGCCACAGCTGATTCAATCACCCTCGCCAAGCTGGAACCTGGAGCAATTCAGCCCTTACGCTTGATGGAAGCAACGCCGCAAGAGGCTCAGGTTTATGACACTCTACAACTGAGCAAAGTTTACGAACATGCCAGCGACTTTGACATTATTCATTCCCACGTTGATTTTCAAGCCTTCCCTTATGCCAATTTGGTAAAAACACCAACCGTGCATACTACTCATGGCATTATTCCACCCTGGGTTGAGCCAATTTACATCAAAAATAAACACCAGAATTTTGTCAGTATTTCCAATTCACAACGTCGGGATGATCTGGGTTTAAATTACATTGCCACAGTCTATAACGGCATTGATCCAAGTACCTATGTTTTCCATCCTCAGCCAGACAATCCACCCTATCTAGCATTTCTGGGGCGGATGTCTCCAGAGAAAGGTCCCCATCTGGCGATCGAAATTGCAAAGCGGACTGGCTGGCATTTGAAGATGGCAGGAAAGGTTGATCGCGCCGATCAAGCATTTTTTGAACAGCAAGTTGCACCCCTGATCGACGGTGAACAAATCGAGTTTTTGGGTGAAGCGAATCATGCTCAGAAAAGCGACCTCATGGGAGGAGCCGTAGCGACCCTGTTCCCCATTACCTGGCGAGAACCCTTTGGTTTGGTGATGACCGAATCAATGGTGTGTGGCACTCCCGTCATTGCAATGGCAATGGGTTCGGCTCCAGAAGTGATTGTTCATGGCAAAACCGGGTTTCTCTGTCAAACCATTGATGAGTGTATTGCAGCGATCGATCGAGTGGCTGAAATTGACCGTCGAGTGTGCCGTCAGCATGTGGAACAGTATTTTAGCGTTCGGTCAATGGTAGATGGCTATGAAGCAGTTTATCGGGACGTATTGGCCAAGAGTTATCAGCGCAATGGCTATCAGAAAGCTCCTATGATTGCAGCCTAG
- a CDS encoding hypothetical protein (IMG reference gene:2510097286) encodes MEATSDLSSIQWQVADAIARQLVLDKSDHNEFRKTIAYLRAYSDRADAGKKYFDYLNTLARNGDRIGHSKQTPGYLKSIAEICQQYLIAYKDDVPAMLQILGWAARLMLYYKEAGPIGELPQLPIQSEREAEIQAVTAAHTFEVGQELKATVLSIKGNKVTYEILDTIKLTTKEPKKAAALTEGQITTVKVVALKEDGSLKTVKYST; translated from the coding sequence ATGGAAGCAACTAGCGATTTAAGCAGTATTCAGTGGCAAGTGGCCGATGCGATCGCTCGTCAACTCGTTCTTGACAAGAGCGACCACAACGAGTTTCGAAAAACCATTGCTTACTTGCGGGCTTACTCAGATCGAGCAGATGCTGGGAAAAAATATTTCGATTACCTGAATACCCTGGCTCGCAATGGCGATCGCATTGGTCATAGTAAGCAAACTCCAGGCTATCTAAAAAGCATTGCCGAAATATGTCAACAGTATTTAATAGCCTATAAAGACGATGTGCCAGCTATGCTGCAGATCCTAGGGTGGGCTGCTCGACTTATGCTCTATTACAAAGAAGCTGGCCCCATTGGCGAACTACCTCAACTCCCTATTCAATCTGAGCGGGAAGCTGAAATTCAAGCTGTAACCGCCGCTCATACGTTTGAGGTAGGACAAGAACTAAAGGCGACAGTGCTGTCAATCAAGGGCAACAAGGTGACCTACGAAATTCTAGACACCATTAAGCTAACAACAAAAGAACCTAAAAAGGCCGCCGCTTTGACAGAGGGGCAAATCACCACAGTCAAAGTGGTCGCGCTCAAGGAAGATGGTAGCTTGAAGACAGTCAAGTATTCGACTTAA
- a CDS encoding hypothetical protein (IMG reference gene:2510097295~PFAM: Protein of unknown function (DUF820)), with protein MNQPTTERVRWTTSDLELLPESSNRYEIIDGELFVTRAPHWKHQKACGKIHRALDAWSEATDLGEVVQTPGVIFSDADNVIPDVVWISKERLADGLDEAGHLTITPELIVEVLSPGAENTRRDKQAKLKLYTERGVQEYWILDWQLQQVEVYRRQQALLKLVCTLITNDILTSPLLPGFECSVDRLFL; from the coding sequence ATGAACCAACCCACAACGGAACGGGTACGCTGGACGACTTCAGACCTGGAGCTATTGCCAGAGAGCAGCAATCGTTACGAAATCATCGATGGAGAATTGTTTGTGACCCGTGCCCCTCACTGGAAACACCAGAAAGCTTGCGGCAAAATTCATCGTGCTTTGGATGCTTGGTCTGAGGCAACGGATTTAGGTGAAGTCGTTCAAACGCCAGGTGTAATTTTCAGCGATGCCGATAACGTGATTCCGGATGTGGTTTGGATCAGTAAAGAGCGATTGGCAGATGGTTTGGATGAAGCCGGACATTTAACCATCACTCCGGAGTTGATTGTTGAAGTATTGTCTCCAGGTGCAGAAAACACTCGACGGGATAAACAAGCCAAACTTAAACTGTATACCGAACGCGGGGTGCAAGAATATTGGATTTTAGATTGGCAATTGCAACAAGTCGAGGTCTATCGTCGGCAACAAGCGTTGTTAAAACTGGTGTGCACTCTCATCACAAACGATATCCTCACGTCACCCTTGCTGCCAGGGTTTGAGTGTTCGGTCGATCGCTTATTTTTGTGA
- a CDS encoding hypothetical protein (IMG reference gene:2510097290): protein MLPFVAVPSTIAQEFGKYRDLFCRGAGFEQVSRYVTGLLLSENKTLQGIAGQWVAGGEVGGRRAMHAAVFEAGWRSSELMSHHRAVIAKEHQGRGREVISLDWTLSHHDWGKQIFGVKRSYDYVEHRMSCFQTVVTATIANRHLIDGIDVVVQFPDFSVAEREYLKVTAKSHYDDLDQVRERLIEMLHYHKNRLEYRKRTEIAVEIVRQVEAEGQFPTADYAFDNGVLTVELTTMIESAGKHWVSEVESSRNILWNDQWQRVDAIGLELRIHHPESFRPIQVTCRNGETKPIWAFTKVVRLKKFGRKRLVIVHEQADLQDPPRFLLTDALHWESGRVMQTWSYRWSCEVFHEVSKQHTGLESAQVRNEEAVNRHFRLSCVAQSILQRTACSGAQSERFEFAQGKQTVGQKLYTLTRQAFDDLLQFIVTRCSHGHTNEQILQALLPS, encoded by the coding sequence ATGCTGCCCTTTGTCGCTGTGCCATCGACGATTGCTCAAGAGTTTGGGAAATATCGAGACCTGTTCTGCCGAGGCGCAGGCTTTGAGCAGGTGAGTCGCTATGTGACCGGATTGCTGTTGAGTGAGAACAAAACCTTGCAAGGGATTGCCGGACAATGGGTAGCAGGTGGGGAGGTCGGCGGACGAAGAGCGATGCACGCAGCGGTGTTTGAGGCGGGCTGGAGGAGTTCAGAGTTAATGTCCCATCATCGTGCTGTGATAGCCAAAGAGCATCAGGGGCGAGGGCGAGAAGTCATCAGTCTGGATTGGACGCTCAGCCATCACGATTGGGGCAAGCAGATCTTTGGGGTGAAGCGATCCTATGATTATGTGGAACATCGGATGAGTTGCTTTCAAACGGTGGTGACGGCGACGATTGCGAACCGCCACCTAATTGATGGGATTGACGTGGTGGTGCAGTTTCCAGATTTTTCAGTGGCAGAACGGGAGTATCTGAAGGTGACGGCAAAATCCCACTATGACGATTTAGACCAAGTGCGAGAACGACTGATTGAGATGTTGCATTATCACAAGAATCGATTGGAGTATCGCAAACGCACCGAGATTGCCGTCGAGATTGTGCGCCAAGTGGAAGCGGAAGGACAATTTCCCACCGCCGATTATGCGTTTGACAATGGGGTGTTGACTGTTGAGTTAACCACCATGATTGAGTCCGCAGGAAAACACTGGGTGAGTGAAGTTGAAAGTTCTCGCAACATCTTGTGGAATGACCAATGGCAACGGGTAGATGCGATTGGTTTAGAACTCAGAATCCATCACCCAGAGAGCTTTCGCCCGATTCAAGTCACTTGCCGCAACGGCGAAACGAAACCGATTTGGGCATTTACCAAAGTCGTGCGCCTCAAGAAGTTTGGACGCAAGCGATTGGTCATCGTCCACGAGCAAGCAGATTTACAAGACCCACCTCGCTTCCTGCTCACCGATGCGTTGCATTGGGAAAGTGGGCGAGTCATGCAGACTTGGAGTTATCGATGGTCCTGCGAGGTCTTTCATGAGGTGAGCAAACAGCACACCGGGCTAGAGTCGGCTCAGGTGCGGAACGAGGAAGCGGTCAACCGTCACTTCCGTCTTAGTTGCGTGGCGCAGTCGATTCTGCAACGGACTGCCTGTTCTGGCGCACAATCTGAACGATTTGAGTTTGCTCAAGGCAAGCAAACGGTGGGACAGAAGCTCTATACCCTCACTCGTCAAGCCTTTGATGATTTGCTGCAATTCATTGTGACGCGATGTTCTCACGGACATACAAATGAACAGATTTTACAAGCTCTCCTCCCCAGTTGA
- a CDS encoding hypothetical protein (IMG reference gene:2510097288) has product MILSETEIQHALNQAQAAFPTLSKWAYHNAKDEDYFGFALWDCFQPDPEVLMPRTFFITLDTYEQQQSVHLTIGQHAYLWSSADMGDGKYRLSPNSSRQDAIAEI; this is encoded by the coding sequence ATGATCCTCTCAGAGACCGAAATTCAGCACGCCCTTAACCAAGCTCAGGCGGCATTCCCAACTCTCTCAAAGTGGGCCTATCACAATGCCAAGGATGAAGACTATTTCGGCTTTGCCCTTTGGGACTGCTTTCAACCCGATCCAGAGGTGCTGATGCCCCGCACCTTTTTCATCACCCTCGACACCTACGAGCAGCAACAGTCAGTCCATCTCACCATTGGTCAACATGCCTACCTGTGGTCGAGCGCAGACATGGGCGATGGGAAGTACCGATTGTCGCCCAATTCAAGCAGGCAAGATGCAATTGCTGAAATCTAG